One stretch of Mangifera indica cultivar Alphonso chromosome 9, CATAS_Mindica_2.1, whole genome shotgun sequence DNA includes these proteins:
- the LOC123224961 gene encoding uncharacterized protein LOC123224961, protein MMSTLGPELTNFLNPELTWKTVAKGNRSATRRTRKHFVRNFTAGVELTDKSRQRAENGTVSESEKLGVAVLGRRFSDKIEHVPIKKRKFNLQSTSSPPCIPSCIEVVYHSSSRGCYPNSNSKKQHRVIDVSTEVTSPCCKGEISEELNGKLGYGEDFSGIEILAAVACDSSFNADQDKENKVVEESERVEETVASMEATNLSMKDLALEDKKEVSSFQDATTTSIQKSPNDKDDKRGKKSASARDDRLHWDLNVVIDAWKQPCDIENAGSQTNPVVTSVVGNGKLHMFEGCEMEKETKEIKHYEVITVDLSEVHGETHTPSDPRGLLHDSNRMDEQSETSFSLDCCHNECGEGAKANTQAVGINGSINNVASPCNTAGNIVLRDCCEKTEGCSSGLQQEEIVCVENVEVENCDVASFGPALDRVTCEVDSSTLDEEAEESGQASSCSPQEMLSMDNCQATAAVSLEMEPAGKAEEVVIDHPLPKCKEGPTSSAVVEEVIPGETGDGVGVADEVVHGNVVDIDSSVDVRSDKLMCMSSGNFTDSGETGCLYTIHEKCRGNTPTNGLEKINIEGSFDETCESDSYQDDKVHIDAIEKTQEPQEAGYDSQFEDGELRESDGHFWEDNGGEGADIEQVDYGSDSDGGRLYNLDVEETESKRGGSSVVAEKIEQCSMGNAFRDHLTSPKMKTSETIERCKTKNDTADSEDGPSSKDFTSRVVGPRALKRDLPSRIEGPLSTDASDSVERNRFDDFDDVCPRPLRGAGLNKYIARDRYATSEMHCRSGGGGRSVGSRHSPISYGPYASVHPRPRNVIESRGFVMTSDRAISDAEAVEGFDSRRQYLSSSSGSFYRPFNQRYAAYRDDFYGTYLVRDDINPDRGRFRKYPQGVSRSIREEFRRPMPNYSSEYTDHITYRMRRRERSISPQPYRKSRSRSRSHSPRAWLLLRERNEVSRRRSQSPDFRSARTDRVRLHFQKRYASEYDEDFVSLPRNRLSPQCNSRFDYRISGSDNFRDRKSPSMRMFQKSQRFDSVCSIKPMVHPRRLADIGSGGREYKCEVGGEDDRRKQGNRYKTMPRVRRYDTDGVTRW, encoded by the exons ATGATGAGCACTCTAGGCCCAGAGCTTACAAACTTTTTAAATCCTGAGTTGACTTGGAAAACAGTAGCAAAAGGAAATAGAAGTGCTACAAGGCGAACTAGGAAACATTTTGTTAGAAATTTCACAGCAGGGGTTGAGCTAACCGATAAGAGTCGTCAAAGGGCAGAGAATGGAACAGTTTCAGAATCTGAGAAG CTTGGTGTGGCTGTTTTGGGACGACGATTCAGTGACAAAATAGAGCATGTTCctattaagaaaagaaaatttaatctGCAGTCTACATCGTCGCCACCTTGTATACCTTCATGCATTGAAGTGGTGTACCATTCTTCAAGTCGAGGATGTTATCCAAATTCAAACAGCAAGAAACAGCATAGAGTGATTGATGTTTCTACAGAAGTTACTAGTCCTTGTTGTAAAGGGGAGATCTCTGAGGAACTGAATGGGAAGCTTGGTTATGGAGAAGATTTCTCTGGTATTGAAATTCTTGCAGCTGTGGCTTGTGATAGCAGCTTTAATGCTGACCAGGATAAGGAGAATAAAGTGGTGGAAGAATCAGAGCGAGTTGAGGAAACAGTTGCATCAATGGAAGCAACTAATCTTTCCATGAAAGATCTGGCACTTGAAGATAAAAAGGAAGTGTCTTCTTTTCAGGATGCTACCACTACGTCTATTCAGAAATCTCCTAATGACAAGGATGACAAGAGAGGGAAAAAGTCTGCTTCTGCCCGAGATGATAGGTTACACTGGGATTTAAATGTTGTGATAGATGCCTGGAAGCAACCTTGTGATATTGAGAATGCTGGTTCTCAGACTAACCCTGTTGTTACATCAGTGGTTGGGAATGGAAAGCTCCACATGTTCGAAGGTTGTGAGATGGAGAAGGAAACTAAAGAAATCAAACATTATGAGGTGATCACGGTAGATTTATCTGAAGTACATGGGGAAACCCACACACCTTCAGATCCAAGGGGCCTGCTTCATGATTCAAACAGAATGGACGAACAGTCAGAAACTAGCTTTAGCCTTGACTGCTGCCATAATGAATGTGGTGAAGGTGCAAAAGCTAATACTCAGGCTGTCGGCATAAATGGAAGCATCAATAATGTTGCATCCCCTTGTAATACAGCAGGCAACATAGTACTCCGTGATTGCTGCGAGAAGACAGAAGGCTGTTCCTCTGGTCTTCAACAGGAAGAAATTGTGTGTGTAGAAAATGTTGAAGTTGAGAATTGTGATGTTGCTTCTTTTGGACCTGCATTAGATAGGGTTACTTGTGAGGTTGACAGCTCAACCCTAGATGAAGAAGCTGAAGAATCTGGTCAAGCATCTAGTTGTTCTCCTCAAGAGATGTTGAGTATGGACAATTGTCAAGCGACGGCAGCTGTATCCCTTGAAATGGAGCCTGCGGGTAAAGCAGAGGAAGTGGTTATTGACCATCCTTTACCTAAATGTAAAGAAGGACCGACTTCCAGTGCAGTTGTTGAAGAAGTCATTCCTGGAGAAACTGGGGATGGGGTGGGAGTAGCTGATGAAGTTGTTCATGGTAATGTTGTTGATATTGATTCGTCTGTGGATGTCAGGTCTGATAAGCTGATGTGCATGTCTTCTGGAAATTTTACTGATTCTGGAGAAACAGGATGTCTATATACCATTCATGAGAAATGCAGGGGTAATACTCCTACAAATGGCTTAGAAAAGATCAATATTGAAGGTTCTTTTGATGAAACCTGTGAGTCAGACTCTTATCAAGATGATAAGGTTCACATAGATGCCATTGAAAAAACTCAGGAACCCCAGGAAGCTGGTTATGATTCCCAGTTTGAGGATGGGGAATTGAGGGAATCAGATGGACATTTCTGGGAGGATAATGGAGGTGAGGGCGCTGACATTGAACAAGTGGACTATGGGTCTGATAGTGATGGAGGaagattatataatttggatgtGGAGGAGACTGAGAGTAAACGAGGTGGATCTAGTGTTGTGGCTGAAAAAATTGAACAATGTTCCATGGGAAATGCTTTCAGAGATCATTTAACAAGCCCAAAGATGAAAACTTCGGAAACCATTGAAAGATGCAAAACAAAGAATGATACTGCAGATTCTGAGGATGGACCCAGTAGTAAAGACTTCACCTCTAGAGTGGTTGGACCTAGGGCATTGAAGAGGGATTTGCCATCACGCATTGAGGGACCTTTATCCACTGATGCCTCTGATTCCGTAGAAAGAAACAG gtttgatgattttgatgatgtATGTCCTCGTCCGTTACGGGGAGCTggtttaaacaaatatatagcAAGGGATAGATATGCTACTTCGGAAATGCACTGCAGAAGTGGTGGCGGTGGCCGCAGTGTGGGTAGCCGTCACTCACCAATTTCCTATGGCCCTTATGCTTCCGTGCATCCTAGACCAAGAAATGTTATTGAGAGCCGAGGATTTGTAATGACCTCTGACCGTGCAATTTCAGATGCTGAAGCCGTTGAAGGATTTGACAGTCGCAGGCAATATTTAAGCTCCTCCTCAGGTAGTTTCTATCGGCCTTTTAATCAGAGGTATGCAGCCTACAGGGATGATTTTTATGGAACATATCTTGTTAGAGATGATATTAATCCTGATCGGGGTAGGTTTAGAAAATATCCACAAGGGGTTAGTAGAAGCATCAGGGAGGAATTTCGGAGGCCCATGCCTAATTATTCCTCTGAATATACTGATCACATCACCTATCGAATGAGGAGGAGAGAAAGAAGTATTTCTCCACAACCTTATAGGAAATCTCGATCAAGATCCAGAAGTCACTCACCCAGAGCATGGTTATTGTTAAGGGAACGAAATGAGGTATCAAGACGTCGCAGTCAGTCACCGGATTTTAGATCTGCTAGAACGGATAGGGTGAGGTTGCATTTTCAAAAACGTTATGCATCAGAGTATGATGAAGACTTTGTATCCCTTCCAAGAAATCGCTTGTCACCACAATGTAATTCAAGGTTTGATTACCGGATTTCTGGGTCAGATAATTTTAGGGATAGGAAATCACCATCTATGAGGATGTTCCAAAAGAGCCAAAGATTTGATTCAGTATGTTCTATCAAACCCATGGTTCATCCAAGAAGATTGGCAGACATTGGTAGTGGTGGTAGGGAATATAAATGTGAAGTTGGTGGTGAAGATGATAGAAGAAAACAGGGGAAC